AACAGCGCATGCTGTCTACTGCGCCGGCGACCACCTGGAAGGAGAAGGCATCGTGGTGTTCGCCGATACGCTTTTTGAAATGGAGCCCAATGTCGATCTGAAAGGCGCTGACGTGGTTATGTGGGTCAAGGAGGTGGAGGATCCTCGACGCTTTGGAGTGGCCGTGCGCGAGGGGGATCGGGTCGTGGCGCTGGTCGAAAAGCCCGCAGAACCCATCTCATATGAGGCGCTGATCGGGATCTATTACGTGGCAGATCTGGGCGTCCTGCGCCGCTATATCCAACAGCTCATTGACCACAACATCCGGGGGCACGGAGGGGAATTTCAACTGACGGACGCCTTCGATCGCATGCTCAAAGACGGCTACGTCTTCAAGACCGCTACTGTCACGGAGTGGCTCGACTGTGGCACCATTGAAGCGCTTATGGAAACGACGCGCCATTTGCTGCACAAAGAGCAGGATACGCTTCGGCTGGGCACCGTCGAAAACAGCGTTGTGCACGAACCGGTGTATGTCGGGCCCGGAGCACGGGTAGTCGATTCAGTCGTCGGGCCCAACGTGTCAATTGAAGCCGGGGCGGAAGTGCGCGGCTCGGTAGTGCGCAACAGCATCCTGTTTGCCCATGCGCGCGTTGAAGGCGTCGTGCTGGCCGACTCCCTGGTAGGGCAGCACGCAGAGGTGCGCGGTCATCCGCAGCGCCTGAATGTTGGCGATCACTCAACGGTGCAATGATGGCGGACGGCGCAGCGCTGCGCTGCTATCCGGACACGCTGGAGACGCGGCTGGGCTTTGACGTCGTGCGCGAGGCGCTCAGGGCGCATGCGCGCAGCGCATTGGGCGCCGAGGCGGTCGCGCAGCTCCGGCCGTTGCGGGATCTGGCAGCGGTCAGGGCCGAGCTGGCCCGGGTTGAAGAGCTGCAACAGGCGTTGCGTTTTGATGATCCTGTTCCGCTGGAGCACCTGATCGACCTGCGCCCCTGGCTCGCGCAAGCTGCACCCGAAGGCGCCCGGCTTGAGGGCGAGGCGCTGGAGGCAGTGCGGCGCGTGCTGGTAACGATCCGGCTGCTGGCTCGCTATTTTCAAGAGCGGCGACAGAAGTACCCGGCGTTGGCTGCCCTGGCCGAACGCCTGACACCCCTTCCGGAGCTGGAGCGGCAACTGGCGGCTGTTGTGGATGAAGAGGGGCAGGTGCGAGACGACGCCTCCCCCGAACTCCGCCGCCTGCGCCGCCGGCTCGCTCAGCAACGCCAGCGGCTCCGGGAAACCCTGCTCGAAGCACTCCAGGAGGCCATCCGGCAGGGCTATGCAACCGAAGCGCAACCTACCCTTCGTAACGGACGCATGGTCATTCCGGTGCGCGCCGAAGCCCGCCGCAAGGTGCCCGGCTTTGTGCACGACACCTCGGCCTCAGGGCAGACGGTCTATATCGAACCGGCGTCCTGTCTGGAATTAAACAACGCCGTGCGCGAGCTGGAGCTGGCCGAGCAACGCGAGATCGATCGCATTCTGCGAGAAGCTACGGGGTGGCTCCGTCCTCATCTTTCCGCGCTGGAGGCTTCGCTCGACGTGCTGGGGCATTTTGACTTGCTTCAGGCCAAGGTGCACCTGGCTGAGCTGCTCGAAGCGCATGTGCCTGAAGTCGCAAATGATGGCATCATTGATCTGAAAGGTGCACGCAATCCCGTACTGGTATTGCACTTTCGGCGGCTCCGAGAGACAACCGGCCAGGTGCGTGAGGTAGTGCCGCTGGATTTGAGCCTGGGGCGCACGTACCGTACGCTTATCATTACCGGTCCCAACGCAGGGGGCAAGACGGTTGCCATGAAAACGGTAGGGCTACTGGTGCTCATGTTGGCCTGCGGGCTCCCTATCCCTGCGGATCCCGCCTCGCATGTGTCCCTCTTCGATCAATTGCTGATTGATATTGGCGATGAGCAATCGGTCGAAGCCGACCTGTCCACCTTTAGCGCCCACATGACCCATATGGCGTACATGCTGGCGCACGCGGATGAGCGCACACTGGTGCTGATTGATGAAGCCGGAACGGGAACGGATCCAGACGAGGGGGCGGCGCTGGCGCAGGCCATCCTTGAGACGCTGACGCGGCGAGGTGCTCGCACGATTGCGACCACTCACCACGGGGCGCTCAAGGTGTTTGCCTATGAAACCGAGGGTGTCGAAAATGGCTCCATGCAATTCGATCAGACGACGCTTCGGCCCACCTACCGTTTTCAGCCTGGGGTACCTGGTTCATCGTACGCTTTTGAAATTGCCCGGCGCATGGGCATTCCCGAACCGGTGTTGGTCCGAGCGCAGACGCTTGTAGGACGGCAGCAGGTAGCGCTGGAGGCACTGGTTCGGACGCTCGAGCAACGTACGCAGGAGCTGGAAACCCGCCTGGCTGTCCTGGCGGAAGAGCAGGCGCGTCTCGAACGGCTTCAGCGCGAGTACAGGGAGCAGCGCGAAAGGCTTGAAACTGAAACCGAGGCGATTCGGCAGCGGGCGCTTGAAGAAGCGGAACAATTGCTGCAAGAGGCCAACGCGCGCATTGAACGCACCATTCGAGAGATCAAAGAGGCACAGGCCGAACGGGAAGCGACGCGAGCAGCGCGAGAAGCGCTGGAGCGTTTCCGGCGACGCGTGCGCGAGCAGCGGCGTAAGGCGCGCCCTCAGCCGTCGGGTTCCGAGGAACCGCGGCCAACACTGGCTGTGGGAGACCAGGTGGTGCTTGACGAGGGCGGTACCCCGGCGGAGGTGCTGGCGCTGAAGGATGATGAAGCGTTAATTGCCGTAGGGTCTTTGAAGATGCGCGTGCCGGTAAGTCGACTGCGCCGGCTAAACCGGACCGCTCGACGCGCGCACCAGCGAGCGGCTGCCTCAACGTCGCTTCCGGCCCTGCAGGCGCGCACGCGCATTGACGTGCGCGGCTATCGGGTAGACGAGGCGTTGCAGGCCGTTGAACGCCTCATTGATGAAGCGGTGGCTGGCGGCTTACGCGAAGTAGAGGTGCTGCATGGTAAGGGCACCGGTGCCCTGCGACAGGCTATCCGCACCTACCTGCAGGGACGCTCTGACGTAGCGCGCTTCGAAGATGCTCCGTGGGAGCAGGGGGGGCCGGGCGTTACTCGCATCTGGTTGAAGTAATCCCTCACCATGGAACGCAGACAGGCCTATGGCACGCATCGTAGTTACGCGACCCGTCATGGAAGAAGGTCTCCGACCGCTGTTGGACCAGGGCTACCAGGTGGAGGTGCTTGAACCGGATCCTGCACAGCCGCTCGACGAAGAGGCGCTTATTGCAGCCGCCCGGGAAGCAGAGGCACTGATCACCATGCCCTCGGATCCGATAACGGCCCGGGTGCTGGCATCTTGCCCCCGATTGCGCATTGTGGCGCAACATGCCGTGGGCTATGAAAACATTGACCTGGAAGCTGCACGCCAGCGCGGAATCGTGGTAACCCACACGCCCGGTGTGCTAACCGAGGCTACTGCCGATTTTACATTTGCCTTGTTGCTGGCCCTGGTGCGTCGGGTGCGGGAGGCGGATCGCTACGTGCGCGCCGGACATTTTAAGCGCTGGGAGACCAAGCTGTTGCTGGGATATGATCTGCACGATAAGGTGCTGGGCATCGTAGGTTTAGGGCGCATCGGAAGTGCAGTGGCAAGACGGGCGCTGGGGTTTGGCATGCGCGTTGTCTATTATAACCGGCGACCGGCCAACCCGACCGTCGAGCGGCAGAGTTGCGCGCGCTACGTGTCGTTTGATGAGCTGCTGCGCATCAGTGATGTGATTTCCATACACTGTCCGCTTAATAAAGAGAGCTATCACCTGTTCGATCAGGCCGCCTTTGCGAAGATGAAGCCAACCGCTGTACTGGTCAACACGGCACGGGGAGCTATAGTGGACGAGGCGGCCCTGGTCGAAGCACTGAGGCATGGGCAAATTGCCGGAGCGGCGCTAGATGTATTTGAGCACGAACCTCAGGTGCATCCCGGATTGCTTGAAAGTGATCGGGTGGTGCTGGCGCCCCACCTGGGCAGTGCAACCGTCGAGGCGCGGACAGCTATGGCCCGAGCCTGCGCCGAAGCCGTTCTGGCCGTGCTGAACGGGGCCGAGAAAATTCCATACCGATTGGTGTAGCGGTACGATATGCGGGTAAAGCTTGGGGTGACCAATAGCAGCCAGCCAGTGCGGTGGGGTTGGATACGGGTAGGCGTATTAGCGCTGTGGCTGCTTGGAGGGACCTGGGGGCAGGCGCAGCCAGCAGATTCGTTGCGTCAGGTACTGGTTGAAGCCCTGGCGCAGGGCGATGCCGCGCGACTGCTGGAGCAAGCGCCCACGCAGGTAGAGTTAGCTTTGCTGGGGCGCGGGCAGCTCTATAGCCGCATGCAGGCCCGTTACGTATTAATGGACTTTTTCCAGGCATACCCCCCCCTGCGCGTTGAACTGGAAGAGGATCGGTTGCTGGAACCGCATCGATTTCTGGTCGGACGGTACTGGTATGCGCAGGCGGCTGCCCCTTTCCGGGTATACATGCGGTTGCACCGTGAGTCGGGCTCATGGAAACTACAGGAGTTGCGGGTAACGGCCGGCCGTCCGCGATGGTAGCGGAGCGATAGGGGTCATGAACACCCGACACGTTCATTCAGCATCTCGCCGCTACCTGCAGGTTACCCTGCTGCTTATCGGCTTGTTGCTTGGCACCGGTGCATTTCGGGTAATTCGGCTGGCCTGGCTGGAGCGTCATGTAGAGCGCGCGCGGCAGGCGCAATTGGATCGCGTGGCCGCCCGTATTGAAGCCGAACTGCTGGCCCGGCAACAGCGACTGCTGGCGCAGGCCCGTCGCTTAGCGCAGCACCCGACTGTTCAAGCTGCTCTGGAAAGGCTTCGCCAGGAAGATGGGCGCAGTTGCCCTGAAGCACTCGTTGCCCTGCTGGCACGCCAGAAGTTACCTGAGCGCGCAGGTATTGAGGTCTACGACGTTGTCCCTCAGCGGGTAGCCTGGGCCGGGCTCAGCATGCCCGTAGGGACCATTCCAAACACCGAAGCCTTTCTGCAGCAGGTCCAGGTAGAACTGGTGGAGGATCCTCCCTGGCGGCTGGCGCTCAGTCTCTGGCATCCGGTGGTCGATGCGCGGGGGCACCCCATTGGAGCTGTGCGCGTGCTGGACGTGTTGCGCTGGCAGATGCCTGTCGAGAATATCTACCTCGACACCTATAACCGGTTGCGGTTATGGGAGCGCGAGCTCGGAGTGAGCGTGGAGATCCTGCTTCCCGGGCAGGTTGCACCTCCTGAGGGGAAGGCGGCCTACACCCTGTCGGCTCTCAACGGCACTCTGGGCATTTTGCGTTTAGGTATTCCTTCGGCCTCTCGGGTACTACGGGATGCAGCGCGGCGCATAGATCACCTCCTGGCGCTGTGGGCCACGGCCCTGCTTGTCTGGGGCATGATCGGACTGGTACGCTGGATGCAGGCCGCGCGTGCGAATCCGCGCCGTCTGCTAGGCCGCGCCATAATTGTCGGACTGGCATGGTGGGGGGCACGGTACCTGTTGCTTGCGCTGGACGTGCCCAATCGCTGGCAGCGCGGACGCACTCCACTGGCCCCTCTGTTCGATCCAGCTCATCTGGCCTCGGCCTTTGGAGGAGGGTTGATGCGGTCGATTGGCGACTTGCTGTTGACTGCCCTGTTTGCCCTGGGATTTGTTCTGGGAGTACGCTGGGTCCTGAACGAGTGCGTTCGACGTGCGCCTACCCCCACTTCGAAGCCTGCCCTGCTTGCTATCGGTGTCCGGCTGGCAATGGGTGGTCTGATGCTGGCCCTGGTGCTGCTATGGGGACTGCTGGTGCGGCATAGTGTTCTGGACAGTACCCTTGACTATCTGGCGCGGACTGGGCTGTTTCCGTCGCGGCTTGTGCTGCTGGTCTGGTCGGCCCTGCTGATTCTGTTGCTGGCCCTGCTGATTCTGCTGGAGACGTTGGGGCGCGGAATCAAACAATGGGGCGGAAGCAGACCGCAAACATGGCATGGCAGGCTAGGAGTGATTGGCGGTATCACGCTGGTTGTTGTAGGCGGTACCTATGCGCTCTGGCCGCCTGTTCGGCTGGTCCCCTTTCCGGTTGCTCTGGTACTGGTAGGGGGTGGGCTGGCTGCCTCGTACAGGACTGTGCGGTGGCCTCAGGCAGGGCGCTGGCTGACGCTGCGCGCGCTCTTGCCGGTACCGTTTGTGTTCAGTTTGCTGCTTTATCCGGTGCTGTTTACCGCCCTGGATGCGCAGCGCCGCATGCAGATGGAACGTGCGCTGGAGCAGTTTGGACAGGGGCAGGATCCCCGGCTCGTTTTTGCAATGGAGCAAGCGCTGCAGGAACTGGCCGCCGATAGTCTGCTGGCTGCATGGTTAACGACGCGTCCTGATGCTGCCCGTTTCGACTCCCTGGTGGAGGCCCGGCTGCGCGGCTCACTCCTGTTTTCCCTGCGAGGCACCTACGAAGTGCACCTGACCTTCTTCGACGCACAGCAACGGCCCCTTGGCCGCTATGAAAGCGGCCAGACTCGCTCAGCAGCTGAGTTGCTGGCGCAGGATGCGGCTGCGCTGGCCGTTCTATGGGAAGCGTTTCGCCAATCGGAAAACGCACTACCGTTTATCACCCAGCTTCATGGGCGACGCGAGTCGGCCCGATTGCAGTATGCCGGGTTTACTCTGGTCCCTGATGCGGCAGGGCAGGCAGCCGGTTGGATCATGGTGCGGGCTGCGTCGATCAGTCCACTCTATGGAGTCGAGACCCCCTTCCCGCGCGTGCTGGTACCTGCTGGTTTTGCGGGAATGCTGCAGGAAGGATTATCGCTAGCGGAGTTTCGCAACGGCGTGCTGGTGCGCAGTCAGGGGCGAGCATTTGCGCGTTATCAGTTGGATCCGGAAGTGACACGGAAACTTCAGCACCAGCCGGCATTGTGGCGCTACGAGACCGAAAATGCGCTCGCCTATCTGACTTACTATCGACGCATTGACAAAGACGCGTCAACGGTGCATGCTGCTCGCCTGCCGGCGCTGACGCGCTTTGACCACCTGTACTATCTGTTGCGTCTGACGCTTACGGGTCTGCTTTTGATGCTTGGCGTGTACGCAGGGGGTCTGGTATACCGCTGGCGTCGGGGCTGGTTATTTCTTCCCGAAGCACGTTTTCAGGATCGGGTGCTCAATGCACTGGTGGGGGTAGGGTTCATTGCAGTGGTTGTGGTAGGTCTGGTGGGCGTGCGCGTTCTGGAAGGCGAAAGCCAGCGGGCCGTGCAGGCGTGGCTGCGTCAGTACCTGGATCGCGTAGAGCATGCGTTAACACGGATCGCTCGTCCCGGGGAGTGGCCGTACCAGGTGCTGGACCGCATTCCTCTGGATTCCATAGCCCGGCGCGTCGGGTTGGATCTGCAGCTTTACCGGAATGGACAGCTTATCGCCACAACACGCCCCCGGCTGGTGCGCGAGCGGCTGATTGAACCCCTTATGCCTATTGCAGCCTATGAGGCCCTTTACTGCCGGGCGCAACGGTCGGCTTTTGTGCCAGAGCGCCTGGGTACGTTTGCCTACTGGACGGGTTTTCGGGCCCTGCTGGATGAGGCAGGCCGGCTTCGCTACGTGGTAGCTGTCCCGGCCCTGCCTGAGCAGGAGCGCTTGGAGGAGGAGCGGGCCCGCACCGTAGCCTATCTGTTCGGGGCGTTGTTGCTGTTAATGTTTCTGGTGTTGCTGACGGCCTGGCTGGTGGCGCGGGCGCTCGGGCGGCCGCTCGCCCGCTTGCGGGAAGGGCTCCAGGCAGTGGCGCGTGGGGAGCTCGACCGACCACTTCCGGTTGAATCGCGCGATGAGCTGGGCACGCTGGCGCGCACCTTTAACTGGATGCTTCGCCAGTTGGCTGAAAGCCGAGAACAGCTAGCCCGTCAGGAACGCGAGTTGGCCTGGCGCGAAATGGCCCGGCAGGTAGCGCATGAGATCAAAAATCCGCTGACGCCCATGAAGCTGGCCGTGCAGCATCTACGCCGCGCTTTTGCGCAAAGCGATGATCCCGGTAAATTTGCAGCCCTGTTTGAGCGCGTTACCACAACGCTTATTGAGCAGATTGATACGCTGGCCCGTATTGCCGCGGATTTCTCGACACTGGCGCGCATGCCCACCCGGCGGCTGGAGCCGGTAGATCTCAACGAGGTCATCCGAGAGGCGGCGCGTCTGATGGAAGCTGAGGCGGGCCAGTCCATTGAGCTGGCGCTT
This DNA window, taken from Rhodothermus profundi, encodes the following:
- a CDS encoding HAMP domain-containing sensor histidine kinase, yielding MNTRHVHSASRRYLQVTLLLIGLLLGTGAFRVIRLAWLERHVERARQAQLDRVAARIEAELLARQQRLLAQARRLAQHPTVQAALERLRQEDGRSCPEALVALLARQKLPERAGIEVYDVVPQRVAWAGLSMPVGTIPNTEAFLQQVQVELVEDPPWRLALSLWHPVVDARGHPIGAVRVLDVLRWQMPVENIYLDTYNRLRLWERELGVSVEILLPGQVAPPEGKAAYTLSALNGTLGILRLGIPSASRVLRDAARRIDHLLALWATALLVWGMIGLVRWMQAARANPRRLLGRAIIVGLAWWGARYLLLALDVPNRWQRGRTPLAPLFDPAHLASAFGGGLMRSIGDLLLTALFALGFVLGVRWVLNECVRRAPTPTSKPALLAIGVRLAMGGLMLALVLLWGLLVRHSVLDSTLDYLARTGLFPSRLVLLVWSALLILLLALLILLETLGRGIKQWGGSRPQTWHGRLGVIGGITLVVVGGTYALWPPVRLVPFPVALVLVGGGLAASYRTVRWPQAGRWLTLRALLPVPFVFSLLLYPVLFTALDAQRRMQMERALEQFGQGQDPRLVFAMEQALQELAADSLLAAWLTTRPDAARFDSLVEARLRGSLLFSLRGTYEVHLTFFDAQQRPLGRYESGQTRSAAELLAQDAAALAVLWEAFRQSENALPFITQLHGRRESARLQYAGFTLVPDAAGQAAGWIMVRAASISPLYGVETPFPRVLVPAGFAGMLQEGLSLAEFRNGVLVRSQGRAFARYQLDPEVTRKLQHQPALWRYETENALAYLTYYRRIDKDASTVHAARLPALTRFDHLYYLLRLTLTGLLLMLGVYAGGLVYRWRRGWLFLPEARFQDRVLNALVGVGFIAVVVVGLVGVRVLEGESQRAVQAWLRQYLDRVEHALTRIARPGEWPYQVLDRIPLDSIARRVGLDLQLYRNGQLIATTRPRLVRERLIEPLMPIAAYEALYCRAQRSAFVPERLGTFAYWTGFRALLDEAGRLRYVVAVPALPEQERLEEERARTVAYLFGALLLLMFLVLLTAWLVARALGRPLARLREGLQAVARGELDRPLPVESRDELGTLARTFNWMLRQLAESREQLARQERELAWREMARQVAHEIKNPLTPMKLAVQHLRRAFAQSDDPGKFAALFERVTTTLIEQIDTLARIAADFSTLARMPTRRLEPVDLNEVIREAARLMEAEAGQSIELALYPEPLIVQADREELRRVYINLIKNALQALVPERPGRVRVTTRLEMDEPNAGRRWAYSTVEDNGRGIPEALRPKIFEPNFSTKTGGSGLGLAIVRQCVMDLQGTIGFESEEGVGTTFWLRLPLASDVQSTKASRG
- a CDS encoding sugar phosphate nucleotidyltransferase, which translates into the protein MKLIIPMAGRGTRVRPHSHVTPKPLLPVKGKSMVERIVDTFNRVLPRHLDAGIFVLGPDFGEEIRAQLRDICSRHHMEAHFAVQPVAEGTAHAVYCAGDHLEGEGIVVFADTLFEMEPNVDLKGADVVMWVKEVEDPRRFGVAVREGDRVVALVEKPAEPISYEALIGIYYVADLGVLRRYIQQLIDHNIRGHGGEFQLTDAFDRMLKDGYVFKTATVTEWLDCGTIEALMETTRHLLHKEQDTLRLGTVENSVVHEPVYVGPGARVVDSVVGPNVSIEAGAEVRGSVVRNSILFAHARVEGVVLADSLVGQHAEVRGHPQRLNVGDHSTVQ
- a CDS encoding 2-hydroxyacid dehydrogenase; translated protein: MARIVVTRPVMEEGLRPLLDQGYQVEVLEPDPAQPLDEEALIAAAREAEALITMPSDPITARVLASCPRLRIVAQHAVGYENIDLEAARQRGIVVTHTPGVLTEATADFTFALLLALVRRVREADRYVRAGHFKRWETKLLLGYDLHDKVLGIVGLGRIGSAVARRALGFGMRVVYYNRRPANPTVERQSCARYVSFDELLRISDVISIHCPLNKESYHLFDQAAFAKMKPTAVLVNTARGAIVDEAALVEALRHGQIAGAALDVFEHEPQVHPGLLESDRVVLAPHLGSATVEARTAMARACAEAVLAVLNGAEKIPYRLV
- a CDS encoding DUF4783 domain-containing protein — protein: MRVKLGVTNSSQPVRWGWIRVGVLALWLLGGTWGQAQPADSLRQVLVEALAQGDAARLLEQAPTQVELALLGRGQLYSRMQARYVLMDFFQAYPPLRVELEEDRLLEPHRFLVGRYWYAQAAAPFRVYMRLHRESGSWKLQELRVTAGRPRW
- a CDS encoding endonuclease MutS2, yielding MMADGAALRCYPDTLETRLGFDVVREALRAHARSALGAEAVAQLRPLRDLAAVRAELARVEELQQALRFDDPVPLEHLIDLRPWLAQAAPEGARLEGEALEAVRRVLVTIRLLARYFQERRQKYPALAALAERLTPLPELERQLAAVVDEEGQVRDDASPELRRLRRRLAQQRQRLRETLLEALQEAIRQGYATEAQPTLRNGRMVIPVRAEARRKVPGFVHDTSASGQTVYIEPASCLELNNAVRELELAEQREIDRILREATGWLRPHLSALEASLDVLGHFDLLQAKVHLAELLEAHVPEVANDGIIDLKGARNPVLVLHFRRLRETTGQVREVVPLDLSLGRTYRTLIITGPNAGGKTVAMKTVGLLVLMLACGLPIPADPASHVSLFDQLLIDIGDEQSVEADLSTFSAHMTHMAYMLAHADERTLVLIDEAGTGTDPDEGAALAQAILETLTRRGARTIATTHHGALKVFAYETEGVENGSMQFDQTTLRPTYRFQPGVPGSSYAFEIARRMGIPEPVLVRAQTLVGRQQVALEALVRTLEQRTQELETRLAVLAEEQARLERLQREYREQRERLETETEAIRQRALEEAEQLLQEANARIERTIREIKEAQAEREATRAAREALERFRRRVREQRRKARPQPSGSEEPRPTLAVGDQVVLDEGGTPAEVLALKDDEALIAVGSLKMRVPVSRLRRLNRTARRAHQRAAASTSLPALQARTRIDVRGYRVDEALQAVERLIDEAVAGGLREVEVLHGKGTGALRQAIRTYLQGRSDVARFEDAPWEQGGPGVTRIWLK